One genomic region from Quercus robur chromosome 4, dhQueRobu3.1, whole genome shotgun sequence encodes:
- the LOC126723859 gene encoding putative disease resistance protein RGA4: MAEGALFIVAEGIIGQLGNQALKEFGLIWGVKEELQKLEDTVSTIKAVILDAEEKQAQNHTIKNWLGRLKDALFEADDLLDDFSTEVLRREVMTRNKKAKEVRVFFSKSNQLAYGLKMGHKIQAIRERLDAIAEDRKKFHLDERPRETQVTNPIRETDYFVRAETVIGREFDKKVILERLLDSNIEENVSVYSIVGIGGLGKTTLAQLVFNDEEIKKEFEREFWVCVSDDFDVNIIVKKILEYAKGKKLENLERNASINDLQKEIDGKRFLLVLDDVWNDDIEKWDRLKEILLGGARGSRILVTTREEKVAESSKTIETHRLTGLNDGDSWSLFKQKAFKKGQEQENSKFKEIGMEIISKCKGVPIAIKTIGSLLYSKKSEEEWLSFKNNEFSKVNESDILPTLRLSYDHLPSHLKQCFAYCSLFPKDYEFEKEELIKLWMAQGFIRLSGQNQCLEDVGHKYFMELLWRSFFQKDRRSIFKIHDLMHDLAILVAGLESTTFEINGKRIEEKTYHVSFGFDLGSSKQIPNSLFKASRIRTFLLPSQTYDPNQMVWNKSTCDAFVSSFKFLRLLDLNRTGIRSVPHSIGKLKHLRHLDLSLNGIKMLPNSITRLQNLEILNLYNCDELVELPRNISRLVNLRHLITVRCYRLTHMPRGLGQLTNLQSLAEYVLSTDSKSGSGLKELHGLNQLRKNLRIKNLRHKKDAELEYKSCLKEKQHLKGLVLEWIEREVDVEYDEMSVEALEPNQNLKSLELKSYRGVKYPSWLSSLKNLVRLKLDSLKNSQDVLPLHQFPSLKTLYLKDIPSLEYVTESFKLPPLKSLEIWNCPNLKGWWRRSDSIEEDEDDADNYGEISTITAKNYSLPSFCHLSTLDIFGCPKLSSMPLFPYLEKLKLRNSNLRPLERTISMGMINTTSQQNPTTTAVAESTSSARSYSSSTLAASFTPLSKLKYLNIGMIEGSDGHVLQSIHLTALEEFWLYNYNGDGMELEWLQQATSLRNLNIYICPSLTTLTEWICEIISLQSLSIYGCPNFTSLPALTSLQSLSISGSPNFTSLPALTSLQSFSIYGCPNFNFTSLPALTSLQSFSIYGCPNFTSLPALTSLKSLSISGCPNFTSLPALTSLQSLDISGCPNFTSLPALTSLQSLHIFDCPNFTSLPALTSLKTLDIRRCPILVESCKSQDWVARIENLRGDLAPPKEEDPEQSRGFTKFFGRCSGSTSQ, from the exons ATGGCTGAAGGAGCTCTCTTCATCGTAGCTGAAGGAATCATTGGCCAACTGGGCAACCAAGCTCTCAAAGAGTTTGGACTGATCTGGGGTGTCAAAGAGGAGCTTCAAAAGCTCGAGGACACTGTTTCAACCATCAAAGCTGTCATTCTGGATGCAGAGGAGAAACAGGCGCAGAATCATACCATCAAGAATTGGCTGGGAAGGCTGAAAGATGCACTTTTTGAAGCGGACGACTTGCTGGATGACTTTTCCACTGAAGTTTTACGACGGGAAGTGATGACTAGGAATAAGAAGGCGAAAGAGGTACGCGTCTTCTTTTCCAAATCGAACCAACTTGCATATGGTCTTAAAATGGGTCATAAGATTCAGGCCATTAGGGAGAGACTAGATGCTATTGCAGAGGATAGGAAGAAGTTCCACTTAGATGAACGTCCTAGGGAGACACAAGTCACAAATCCGATTAGGGAGACTGATTATTTTGTACGTGCTGAAACTGTTATTGGAAGGGAGTTTGATAAGAAAGTGATCTTAGAGCGTTTATTGGATTCCAATATTGAAGAAAATGTTTCAGTTTATTCAATAGTTGGAATCGGAGGGCTAGGCAAAACCACATTAGCTCAATTAGTATTCAATGATGAAGAAATCAAAAAAGAATTTGAGAGAGAATTTTGGGTGTGTGTCTCTGATGATTTTGATGTAAATATAATTGTTAAGAAAATCCTAGAATATGCAAAAGGTAAGAAACTAGAAAACCTTGAAAGGAACGCATCAATAAATGATCTTCAAAAAGAGATTGATGGAAAGAGATTCTTACTTGTATTAGACGATGTGTGGAATGATGATATAGAAAAATGGGATAGgctaaaagaaattttactgGGTGGTGCAAGAGGCAGTAGAATATTGGTGACTACACGTGAGGAAAAGGTTGCAGAGAGTTCAAAAACTATTGAAACACACCGTTTAACGGGTTTAAATGATGGGGACTCTTGGTCTTTATTTAAGCAAAAGGCATTTAAAAAAGGACAAGaacaagaaaattcaaaatttaaggaAATTGGAATGGAAATCATTAGTAAGTGCAAAGGAGTTCCAATTGCCATAAAGACTATAGGAAGCCTATTGTACTCTAAAAAATCTGAAGAGGAATGGTTGTCcttcaaaaataatgaattttcaaAGGTAAATGAAAGTGATATCCTACCAACCCTAAGGTTGAGTTATGATCATCTCCCATCACACTTGAAACAATGTTTTGCTTATTGTAGTTTATTTCCAAAGGATTATGagtttgaaaaagaggaattaaTTAAGCTATGGATGGCACAAGGGTTCATTAGGCTATCAGGTCAAAACCAATGCTTAGAAGATGTTGGTCATAAGTATTTTATGGAATTACTTTGGAGATCATTCTTTCAAAAAGACAGAAGATCTATATTCAAAATACATGACCTCATGCATGATCTTGCGATATTAGTAGCGGGACTAGAGAGCACCACTTTTGAAATAAATGGGAaaagaattgaagaaaaaacCTATCATGtgtcatttggttttgatttaggcTCATCAAAGCAAATTCCAAACTCATTGTTTAAAGCAAGCAGGATAAGAACATTTCTTTTGCCTAGTCAAACTTATGATCCAAATCAAATGGTATGGAACAAGTCAACTTGTGATGCATTTGTTTCAAGTTTTAAGTTCTTACGCTTGTTAGATTTGAACAGGACTGGCATTAGGAGTGTTCCACATTCTATTGGAAAGTTGAAGCATTTAAGGCACCTTGATCTTTCATTGAATGGCATAAAGATGCTTCCTAATTCAATTACAAGGTTGCAAAATTTGGAGATACTAAATCTCTATAACTGTGATGAACTTGTAGAATTGCCAAGAAATATTTCTAGATTAGTCAATCTTAGGCATCTTATCACTGTAAGATGCTATAGATTGACTCATATGCCACGTGGACTTGGGCAATTGACTAATCTCCAATCACTAGCTGAGTATGTGTTGAGTACGGACTCTAAGAGTGGTAGTGGGTTGAAGGAACTTCACGGATTAAACCAGCTGAGAAAAAATCTAAGGATTAAAAATCTGAGACACAAGAAAGATGCTGAATTAGAATATAAGTCATGTTTGAAAGAAAAACAACACCTTAAAGGTTTGGTGTTAGAGTGGATAGAAAGAGAAGTGGATGTTGAGTACGATGAGATGTCAGTCGAAGCTTTGGAACCAAAccaaaatcttaaaagtttgGAATTAAAAAGCTACAGGGGAGTAAAATATCCAAGCTGGCTTTCTTCACTTAAAAATCTTGTAAGGCTTAAGTTAGATTCATTGAAGAATAGCCAAGATGTGCTACCATTGCATCAATTTCCTTCTCTCAAAACTCTCTATTTGAAGGATATTCCTTCTCTTGAGTACGTAACAGAGAGTTTTAAACTTCCACCCCTAAAATCCCTCGAAATTTGGAATTGTCCTAATCTAAAGGGATGGTGGAGGAGGAGCGACTCCATCGAGGAGGACGAAGATGACGCCGATAATTACGGTGAAATATCGACGATAACAGCAAAGAATTATTCTCTTCCTTCATTTTGTCACCTTTCCACTCTAGACATTTTTGGTTGCCCTAAACTATCTTCCATGCCTTTATTTCCTTATCTTGAAAAACTAAAGCTGCGAAACTCTAATTTGAGGCCATTGGAGCGAACAATATCGATGGGAATGATAAATACGACATCTCAGCAAAACCCAACAACAACAGCAGTAGCAGAGTCAACCTCGTCTGCTCgttcttattcttcttcaaCACTTGCCGCCTCATTCACCCCTctctccaaattaaaatatttgaatattggTATGATAGAAGGCAGTGATGGTCATGTCCTTCAATCTATACATCTGACTGCACTTGAGGAATTTTGgttatataattataatggGGATGGGATGGAATTGGAATGGCTTCAACAGGCCACCTCTCTGCGAAATCTCAACATTTATATTTGTCCAAGTTTGACGACATTGACGGAGTGGATCTGTGAAATCATATCTCTTCAATCACTCAGTATTTATGGTTGCCCCAATTTCACTTCATTGCCTGCCCTAACGTCTCTTCAATCACTCTCTATTTCTGGTTCCCCCAATTTCACTTCATTGCCTGCCCTAACGTCTCttcaatcattcagtatttatGGTTGCCCCAATTTCAATTTCACTTCATTGCCTGCCCTAACGTCTCTTCAGTCATTCAGTATTTATGGTTGCCCCAATTTCACTTCATTGCCTGCCCTAACGTCTCTTAAATCACTCTCTATTTCTGGTTGCCCCAATTTCACTTCATTGCCTGCCCTAACGTCTCTTCAATCACTCGATATTTCTGGTTGCCCCAATTTCACTTCATTGCCTGCCCTAACGTCTCTTCAATCACTCCATATTTTTGATTGCCCCAATTTCACTTCATTGCCTGCCCTAACGTCTTTGAAGACACTGGACATTCGGAGGTGTCCCATTTTAGTAGAAAGTTGCAAGAGCCAGGATTGGGTTGCTCGCATCGAAAACTTGAGAGGAGATCTAGCTCcaccaaaagaagaagatcCAG AACAAAGTCGGGGCTTTACCAAATTTTTTGGGCGTTGCAGTGGTTCAACAAGTCAATAG